From Glycine soja cultivar W05 chromosome 4, ASM419377v2, whole genome shotgun sequence, the proteins below share one genomic window:
- the LOC114409788 gene encoding E2F transcription factor-like E2FE isoform X3 — protein MVKSSSKNENRREKSLALLTQNFVKLFVCSNFEMISLDEAAKLLLGNANNRTKVRRLYDIANVLSSMNLIEKVIFSSVHFKFPHRALQWKCCFLYSVLINYSKLMMSLRRLQTHTTNTRKPAFRWLGVRGKTWSESAQTNVKESQKRMFGSDITNINFKRKVDLSMDGQNFKTQNQQENISPRAQLEKKSLKKDAKQTSMSYQFGPFAPAYVHKVGTSENNSVKQVQDWESLAQEHRPQYQNQALKDLFSHYMEAWKSWYSEAAKTL, from the exons ATGGTCAAATCCTCCTCCAAGAATG AAAACAGAAGGGAAAAATCTCTGGCATTGCTTACACAGAATTTTGTCAAGCTTTTTGTCTGCTCTAAT TTTGAAATGATCTCCCTTGATGAAGCTGCAAAGTTGTTGCTTGGAAATGCCAATAATAGAA CAAAAGTTAGACGCCTATACGATATTGCGAACGTTTTATCCTCCATGAACCTAATTGAGAAGGTGATATTCTCCTCAGTTCACTTTAAATTTCCCCATAGAGCATTACAATGGAAGTGTTGCTTTCTGTATTCTGTTCTAATAAATTACAGTAAGCTTATGATGAGTTTACGAAGGTTGCAGACCCATACAACAAACACAAGAAAACCAGCATTTAGGTGGTTGGGTGTGAGAGGGAAAACATGGAGTGAATCAGCTCAGACAAATGTTAAAGAGTCACAGAAAAGGATGTTTGgatctgacataacaaacataaattttaaaaggaaaGTTGATTTGTCCATGGATGGCCAGAACTTTAAAACGCAAAACCAACAGGAAAATATTAGTCCCAGAGCTCAGCTGGAGaaaaaaagcttaaaaaaaGATGCAAAACAGACTTCAATGAGCTATCAGTTTGGCCCTTTCGCTCCAGCTTATGTGCACAAAGTTGGAACCTCTGAAAATAATAGTGTGAAACAGGTGCAAGACTGGGAAAGCCTCGCACAGGAGCATCGTCCTCAATATCAAAACCAAG
- the LOC114410844 gene encoding uncharacterized protein LOC114410844, with protein sequence MSRKENLISELHPRKGTWKIAVCITDMWDVKKHNGRQAIDMVLIDQMGVKIGATLWQELFPEFQPKLTLGCSYLIQNIKVVDNQSEYKVSPIPYLLYFVETTSVKEVERLEIPANVHVITEIADIIFGIALRHTLVDFVGVVAEVIERKIVNPAYRVTDYALQLDDAIEKNHFVRESLVLMLTLAKIKDAKDKYPLSVQNIKNGSKLYVNSDDIAEIRKFRDSLCVPFYVGGLTEEGSGSQSQYTSNSQRGDRDKFLHNAQMASLGDISRLREWMKS encoded by the exons ATGTCTCGAAAAGAAAATCTTATATCTGAATTGCATCCAAGGAAAGGGACATGGAAGATAGCGGTGTGTATAACCGATATGTGGGATGTTAAGAAGCACAATGGGAGACAAGCGATTGACATGGTCTTAATAGACCAAATG GGTGTAAAGATTGGGGCAACGCTATGGCAAGAGTTGTTCCCTGAATTTCAACCGAAGTTAACTTTAGGTTGTTCCTATTTGATCCAAAACATCAAAGTTGTGGACAATCAATCTGAATACAAAGTAAGTCCAATTCCATATTTGCTTTACTTTGTGGAAACAACATCTGTGAAGGAGGTTGAAAGACTTGAAATTCCTGCTAATGTACACGTGATAACTGAAATTGCTGATATTATTTTTGGCATTGCACTGCGACATACTTTAGTTG ATTTTGTGGGTGTTGTCGCTGAAGTTATTGAACGAAAAATAGTGAATCCTGCATACAGGGTTACG GATTATGCTCTTCAGCTAGATGATGCTATTGAAAAAAACCATTTTGTTAGGGAGTCGTTGGTGCTTATGTTAACATTGGCTAAGATCAAAGATGCCAAAG ACAAGTATCCCCTCAGtgtccaaaatataaaaaatggttCCAAGTTGTATGTAAACTCCGATGATATTGCTGAGATAAGGAAATTTCGTGATAG TTTATGTGTTCCATTTTATGTTGGTGGACTAACAGAAGAAGGGAGTGGTTCGCAATCCCAGTATACCAGTAATTCACAAAGAGGTGATCGTGATAAGTTCTTGCATAATGCTCAGATGGCCAGCTTAGGTGACATAAGCAGACTGAGAGAG TGGATGAAATCCTAA
- the LOC114409788 gene encoding E2F transcription factor-like E2FE isoform X2: MFFCLRKNCTLYKNRREKSLALLTQNFVKLFVCSNFEMISLDEAAKLLLGNANNRTKVRRLYDIANVLSSMNLIEKVIFSSVHFKFPHRALQWKCCFLYSVLINYSKLMMSLRRLQTHTTNTRKPAFRWLGVRGKTWSESAQTNVKESQKRMFGSDITNINFKRKVDLSMDGQNFKTQNQQENISPRAQLEKKSLKKDAKQTSMSYQFGPFAPAYVHKVGTSENNSVKQVQDWESLAQEHRPQYQNQALKDLFSHYMEAWKSWYSEAAKTL, translated from the exons ATGTTCTTCTGTTTGAGAAAGAACTGCACGCTGTACA AAAACAGAAGGGAAAAATCTCTGGCATTGCTTACACAGAATTTTGTCAAGCTTTTTGTCTGCTCTAAT TTTGAAATGATCTCCCTTGATGAAGCTGCAAAGTTGTTGCTTGGAAATGCCAATAATAGAA CAAAAGTTAGACGCCTATACGATATTGCGAACGTTTTATCCTCCATGAACCTAATTGAGAAGGTGATATTCTCCTCAGTTCACTTTAAATTTCCCCATAGAGCATTACAATGGAAGTGTTGCTTTCTGTATTCTGTTCTAATAAATTACAGTAAGCTTATGATGAGTTTACGAAGGTTGCAGACCCATACAACAAACACAAGAAAACCAGCATTTAGGTGGTTGGGTGTGAGAGGGAAAACATGGAGTGAATCAGCTCAGACAAATGTTAAAGAGTCACAGAAAAGGATGTTTGgatctgacataacaaacataaattttaaaaggaaaGTTGATTTGTCCATGGATGGCCAGAACTTTAAAACGCAAAACCAACAGGAAAATATTAGTCCCAGAGCTCAGCTGGAGaaaaaaagcttaaaaaaaGATGCAAAACAGACTTCAATGAGCTATCAGTTTGGCCCTTTCGCTCCAGCTTATGTGCACAAAGTTGGAACCTCTGAAAATAATAGTGTGAAACAGGTGCAAGACTGGGAAAGCCTCGCACAGGAGCATCGTCCTCAATATCAAAACCAAG
- the LOC114409788 gene encoding E2F transcription factor-like E2FE isoform X1 — MDMSWLIFISFLKHLHKCLCHKSKSSSKYTFIPVHYSLTMEEEAFNFLSLYLYDFYLTAKVRRLYDIANVLSSMNLIEKVIFSSVHFKFPHRALQWKCCFLYSVLINYSKLMMSLRRLQTHTTNTRKPAFRWLGVRGKTWSESAQTNVKESQKRMFGSDITNINFKRKVDLSMDGQNFKTQNQQENISPRAQLEKKSLKKDAKQTSMSYQFGPFAPAYVHKVGTSENNSVKQVQDWESLAQEHRPQYQNQALKDLFSHYMEAWKSWYSEAAKTL, encoded by the coding sequence ATGGACATGTCATGGCTTATTTTTATAAGCTTTCTCAAACACTTACATAAGTGCTTATGTCATAAGTCTAAAAGCTCTTCCAAATACACCTTTATACCTGTTCATTATTCATTGACAATGGAGGAAGAAGCATTTAACTTTCTCAGTCTTTACTTGTATGATTTTTATCTTACAGCAAAAGTTAGACGCCTATACGATATTGCGAACGTTTTATCCTCCATGAACCTAATTGAGAAGGTGATATTCTCCTCAGTTCACTTTAAATTTCCCCATAGAGCATTACAATGGAAGTGTTGCTTTCTGTATTCTGTTCTAATAAATTACAGTAAGCTTATGATGAGTTTACGAAGGTTGCAGACCCATACAACAAACACAAGAAAACCAGCATTTAGGTGGTTGGGTGTGAGAGGGAAAACATGGAGTGAATCAGCTCAGACAAATGTTAAAGAGTCACAGAAAAGGATGTTTGgatctgacataacaaacataaattttaaaaggaaaGTTGATTTGTCCATGGATGGCCAGAACTTTAAAACGCAAAACCAACAGGAAAATATTAGTCCCAGAGCTCAGCTGGAGaaaaaaagcttaaaaaaaGATGCAAAACAGACTTCAATGAGCTATCAGTTTGGCCCTTTCGCTCCAGCTTATGTGCACAAAGTTGGAACCTCTGAAAATAATAGTGTGAAACAGGTGCAAGACTGGGAAAGCCTCGCACAGGAGCATCGTCCTCAATATCAAAACCAAG